In the Arachis hypogaea cultivar Tifrunner chromosome 20, arahy.Tifrunner.gnm2.J5K5, whole genome shotgun sequence genome, gagtaagtttgagatgttgtgtagttcgaaaataaattttttgtactaAATTTGATGTCATTTGaaggaatagtgataagagacttatataagtaaTTCAAATAGTACGAAATTTGAATATTagtaacgtaaaatttattatgattaataatattattattatatttgtaatatgaatatttattatatttaatgagttatttatagaaattaataaattaattattggagttataaagttattgtattgtttataacggtgagatataataaatatattgttgatttgaaaataatagttaatttgTCAAAAACTAAGTGGTTGATTCTCATATTTTGTCAAGTAAGCGATATTACTAACATAacattaatagaaaaaatatatattttaaaaataatgtgaGTAGACTTATATATCTACTTTTAGATATTAAGAATAAATATTGCACTTCCCTCATCATTAATGGCCCCGCTTTCACGCTTTGCTAAAGATTAGATTTTCTTTGTCATAAATTTTTGGGAAACTTATATGtacctttttcaattttttttgtcattatgcatttcttgccatcatcatatcatcatcatcaccgtattattattattattattattattattattattattattattattattattattattattattattattattattattattattattattatatacatgtgAATTATAATATGCCTATGTTCATAATAACTATAGTGGTTATGTAACtgtcattaaaattaattttttttatattttgataataaatttttttaataatatttttttaaacactATAACTATAATGCatattatgaataaatttaattcaatttattatagaataacgacattgtattatttttattatttaaagactTGGAGACGAATCAATTAATAATTTGCGAAAAAATGAATTTATCCTAACGATGTTGACGaaatattattagaataattCACTTGTAAGTTGTAATGACCCGTTAAGAGAATAAATTTGAACTTTCTTCTCTCCccacataaaaagaatatttgttCACCAAGAAAAGAATTTGCAGTTGAATTCAATTGAATTCATGACATTTTTCGTATAGTCATTTTTACTCACCAGGACAACACTTTGTGATTCCCTGTAAAAAAGAGAGGGAAAAAAATATTGCACGAGGAAGATAGAAGCTAACTCaatcaatatataataaaaaaaaattcacatgaCATTCTAGCAGTTGGGATTTAACTGCCAGTCTCATCACAATACCATTCCACCTGCCAAAGCATGTAATTTAGAGAGTTATTAAAGTATTAATAATACAAATGAATAGTATAAAAATCGATTCAGTTGAAAACACTTTTTGAGGTCTTGTTGCTGAGTCTAAAAtctagagtttaattttaagtaTGTACACCAAGAAAAGAGGACCATCATCATCAGAACTCGAAAGGGGGATTGAGAGTAGAAATTACAATCCAATGTATGTATCCTACACCATTTCAGCTCTGACTGCGAAATTGGGATAGATTTCTGATTTTATTTAAACACCCAACAAGGCACCTGAACACAACCGATTGTCGAAGCGACCAACCTCAGAAATCTATAGAAGAGACCGACCTTTGGAATTAGACTTCGTTGACATTGCCTGCTACTGACCAGGGTTTCCTAGAAGTCGTTCAACTGCTGCATGAACATTACCGGATGTGGCAATAAGGGCCCTTATGTTCTCTTGCGTGTCGAAGAATCCCATTTCTTGAAGCTGAGAAAGCTGGGTTGCATACAACTGCTCGGGCGGCTCTGCAGAAGGCAACAATGTCAGCGAATCGACATAAAATCTATttagaaagaaacaaaagatgagaACAACGCTAACCATTTGATCTATTTGGAACAGCTAGGCTACCAGTTCCAAGTCCACCGAACATGCTTGATAACAACTCCAAACCTGCCAAGTTGTTCAAAGGACCTAgcaaaaaataatagttaattattATCAACAGATATGTACAGTATCTGTGGTCAATCAAGCCCCTGCAAATCTACATCTCAATATGTAAAAAACAATTACTACTGATTAAGTACTGATGGATCATCTTAATCgaagaaatgaaataaaataatttgaattgCGAAAACTATGGCATAAAATTAAATAGTTTATATCAACATAAGCTCGCATACCAGTGCCTCCGCCAGTTTGACCTGATTCCCTGCAAAAGCTTTTCATATTAatagaaaatcaagaaaaaaaaaatatagaaaaagagatTAAAAGTCTAGATGGGTTTAAAAGTGCTGATTTCAGACATTGCAATACAAGCAAGGCATCATATTTGGTCAGAGATTTGAACCCACACCCTTGTGTCCCGAGTCAAAGGTTTACTTTAAATGGAGAAATTAAAAAATCCTTCCAATGTTTCAGAAAGACATTATAAGTATTCAGCAAAAACCTTTACACATTAAACCTCATTATCAAATTCAcaagaattattaaaaataattaccgTGGCTGTTGTTGACCAAGCTGAGACAGAAGAGCTTGCTGAAAAGACATGAGTTGCTGCCAATGCgcaataaaataaatggtaagaaaatTAATTGAAACCAATGAATAAAATTACACAACGAATCAACACAGTTTCTTCTTCATCATTATATTTCACAAAATCAAATTCTGTTAAAAAAAATGTTCTCCCACAAAACACTTGGAGAATTATGATCATTTCTAAATGAACTAAAAGTTTTAAAACCCAtttatttttgtaacaaaaattactATTAGAATCAATACACACAACATTATATGAAAGGGGAGGTCTTTAGCTTGTCCTTCATTCCATCTACCATGTAGCAACCTACTTTAGATGCATTTTCCTATACAATCTCAAAATTTTGTCATGCGAAAACTGCCCTAAATTCTTATCATGTGACATGTACTATAGCCTATTGTAAATTATGAGAAAGAACAAAAATTTAAGAAGAACCTAAAATATCAACGTCCAAGCAAGCTACTCTGTTATAAAATGAACCACATCCAAACATCAATGCCAATACTCGAAAGACTAAGTAAGTACAGTAGACCACATGCTTATTAACACAAGCAAAGACAAATACTCAACCATATGCTTAAGAGAAGATACTCAATGTCAACAAGAACTCATCAACATCTGTTTACCTGCAGTGTCTCAGGTGAAGAAAATAAGCGAAGGAACTCTGGATTTTGCATCACTTCTCTAAGAGAATTCAAATCAGGCATGCCACGCTGATCAGCATTAGCTCCAAGCatctaaaagaaaaaagaataatgttAAAAGGATAGATCCAAGGGAACCACGCGTCCACAACACATCTTGTACTCTTACAAGGCAAACTAAACATATACCTGATTCAAAGTTTGTGGGTTGGAAAGCATACTTTGCATCATATTTGAGATAGCTGGATTTTGCATTAACTGGGCCATTAAAGCAGGATCTGGCATAGCATTGCCGCCCAGCATGCCTTGAAGATCCGGCAGTCCAAGCCCTCCTAAGCCAGTAGGTGCCTGCGGCCTAGCATCCCCACCAGCAGGGGTTGACCTTCTATTGTTATTTTGGGCACCACCAGCTGCAAATATTCACCATCAATTACAGTAGTACCAGTAATGAGCAACAAAAAATCTATTTACTAGTCTTGAAAGAGCTAAAAAAATATCAGAATAAGGGAAAACGTAATAAAAACAATTGATTAGAATGAGCCATCCGGTCACAGGATTCTAAGGAGCAAAATATAGCATAAGAACTTACTTCCCGTTGAGGACCAAGGATTGGGGAGTGGGTTAGTATTGGGTAATGGAGAACCAGCAGTTGCTTCGGAGCTAGTAGTTGAGGGATTTGTTGATTGGTCCCTGGCTTGAGTCCCAGAAAGTGGTGTATTGTTGCCTCCTGTGTTTCCAGCCATCGTAGTAGCATTTAAAAATGGTTCTTGAACATTTTCATACATGCGCCTCAACATGTTAAATCCCTCAGGAGATGCTTCAATGTTGCTCATTGCTCTGTCGGTATTTCTCATCATTTCACGCATGATCTCAGGGTTCCTTGTAGCTTCAAGTGTCTGGCGGAGGGTGCTTGGATCATTAAGTATGTGAGCTAACTCGGGATTCCGATCCATGAGCTCCTGCATCTGCGGGTTGCTCATTATAAGATTCCGCACAATCTCAGGATTATTTATTAGGTTCTGCATAGCAGGTGTGTTCATAATTTCTCTCATTAAATTGGGATTTGAAATAAATGGTTGCTGCATCTGCTCAAGATCCGGAAATCCCTCTCCAAATAGGTTATTGCCACCCATCCCATTCAAACCTAATCCAGGGAACAATGAAGCTCCAAGACCAAGGCCTCCTAAGCCCCCACCCTCAGCAGCACCAGTACTTCTGGCATTAGTTGTGGCGGTATTGGTGCCACTGGTATTTGTGCCCCCACCTGTATTGGAAGGTGTGAAGCCACGAACCAAATGGATGGTGTGATCTGCCTCCAAGCCTACACAGATAAACAGAAAATTAAGCTGTATCGGAAGACAAGGGGATTATCATTGTCACAGTATAACATGATTGTACTGAACAATAAAATTGCTTTAACATGAATACAAATGATTTCTCAAACACGCCCAAGCTCTACATTCTAAACTGAAACCCAAAACTAATTAAACATTCGTATTCCTTTCCctcaaattcattaaaaataataaggAAAGGGTAATTTCTATGGTGAAGAGAGGGGAGTGTGCATTGCAAAtgatatgtttattttttttaaaatatttttctctattgTTTAAAGAACAATCTTCACTCTTCATTGAAAAACACTCTTCACCATAGTATTCCCCTAAGAAAAGTATAGTATGCCAACAAAAATAACAGCATGACATTACAAATCAATAATGTTCCCCAATTGGAAGCGAATTCATTCCTTTTCACATTGAACACCCAAACCATAAATTAGAAATCCGAAACCTTCTAACTCTAACCACCACAAAACCCTAGCTGACTCTCAAACTAagcaaagaataataaaaatcagAAAACACACGAACATCTCCCACGACAAAAACCATACAATCGATAATAGGTTTCCACAAGTTCATAAACAAAAACCTGAACCAAATAGAACAAAATCAAGCTCAATTTTatgaattaaacaataaaacaaCGAGATCAAATCATCACCATAGCTTCGTAGGGTCTGATCATCCTTCAGGATCCGACCCTTGTAAATCAGGCGCTGCTGACCAGCTGGGATATCGCAACTGCCAGCAATGACTTCCTTGAAGGATCCGACGgtggaatcgaggcaaatctgaACCGAGAACTTGGAACCATTGGAACACCGAATGTTGATGCTGACGGGTTCAGAGACCTTTGAATCCGTAGACCTTTCTGCGGCACTGTCACCTCCCATGTCCCCCAATGAAGAATGGAGGCGCGTAGGGCTTCACGCGCTGTGAACCGGATCGAATCAAAGGTTGGGAATGAAAATTGGGGATGAAGAAAACACTAACCCTAGCACAATCCAAGAGGAATAGAAGAtgggaaaagagaagagagagaatgagCTGCAAACTTGGGTAGGGAGAGTAGGAACAACAAGAgggagaaaaataataattttatgcaatatttttattttataaaataaaaagaatagagattaaaaattgaatattttataaaacttataaataaataaatttaaatttaaacatatcTTTTAATCCAAGTGTGTGTTATGATTTATGAACAAAACAACCCATGGATAAGTTcgattcactttttcttttattttttcttctttagaATCAATTTTTTCAGTACATTGTGTTTATCTGTTAAAATTTACAAgttaaatttctttttatttaattatttaaattatttctataattttatttatacacTGAACATTCTTAatgtttatataaaaatataagtgTTACTTATTAATTATgtatttagattattttaaataaaatataaaaatatattcatattaaaattacatatattataaaaataatttttgtaaaaagtACAAAATTATAACATTTTAGAAAATATGTattatacacaatttttttatatctaatttttttattattgaaagaTTGATATTCAATCTTCATCCGATtttattatttactttaattttatctttttaaaaaatctaaaaaatgtaCGTATAGAGGTAAGGTAGAAAAAATCGAAATTTTACatgaaatccaaaaaataaattaagtacgtAAAACATAAAATCTTAACAAAATTTAAACCCTAAAAtcgttatatataatatatataaattttgtaaaatcaattgatttatttaaaatcgtaatattaaaaaattttaagagggTTAAATCGAGATTCTAACtataataaagagagagaaattgaATAATATTTGGGtcggtattttaaaaaataaatgtttaGAAACAAAATATTATTCACTGGTCATAAAACAAAGAAAAGTGTTAAGAACTTaagatattctttttttttttagaagaaaatGAGCTACAATTTACTGCGATATTGGACAAACAACAAACTGGCAGGGTCCACTGAACTCAAACCAATAATCGGTTCCTTTAGATAGATGAGATTGGGCCTAGCCCAATAGTATAGCCTAATCTTTGAGTGCATTTGTTATCCACCCCTTGGCCCAACTATGGCCAGTCCAATAAACCCTCACCCTTATAGAGTATTGTAATTGTagtgtttttttctctttttactgGGTAATTGCACTTAGACTTTTGTTTATGGAAAACTTTTAAGGTGTTCTATTAGATTTATAATGCAAtacattaataagagaaattctaatcccaaaaaaaaaaaaaaaaaacaaagagaaattctaagtgatcaatatttttttatttttgttttacataTAAAATAACATTAATCAAATTTCTCATTTTCTACATTAAAGGTATTGGTCTCCTAATATTCTTTCATtaataataaagataatttttctcctcaaaattttaaatttttaaaataaaaaaaaattgtttgaacTAATCTCTATTTCTAAAATTACTGATGTGTcaatataaatagaataaaataaaaatctcatCTACTTTTAGAAATTTTTATTAGCTTTCAAGGTTTTTGGTTCATATTTTTATTCTATGATAAATTAAGTGATTTGGATAAGTAATTAGAAAGTATTTCTGTACATTGCATTTGCtttttgaaggagaagagaaataaAGAGTTAATATTCAATGCTGTCTTTAAATTTGCAGTTGGgttttaatgttgtttttgaatttaaaattattttaaatttatctctGAATTTAACATTAATTGTCCCTAAAATACTTTTCTATATATAACGAAATGATGACGTGTGCTTGGATAGAGGTCTAGTTGGACTAGTAAAATatcattgttttattttttgcgTCCAAATAGAACATAAACGACATTGTACGTTTAGGGTATGTTGAGGGATTTTAACATGTTGGAGTTAAAATCCCTCAAAATATCTTAAAAGATGTCGTTTATATTCTATTTTAGCGCCAAAAATAAAACGGCATTTTACATGTGTAGCATAATTTTTAGCGTGGTCTCTGTCTAATCACGTCATTATTCTGTTATCGAAAAGTATCTCAGGGACGAATATTGTTAAGTTCAGgaacaattttaaatttagagACGATATTGAAACTTAACTGTAAGTTTAAGGACTACTTTGAGTATTAACTCTGACAAATAAAATGTTAAGTTCATTAGGCAACTTGCATGCTCAGCTTGGCACACATTCGCGGAAATTTCAAACCACAATATATAGAATGCTAATAGGT is a window encoding:
- the LOC112785278 gene encoding ubiquitin domain-containing protein DSK2b, with the translated sequence MGGDSAAERSTDSKVSEPVSINIRCSNGSKFSVQICLDSTVGSFKEVIAGSCDIPAGQQRLIYKGRILKDDQTLRSYGLEADHTIHLVRGFTPSNTGGGTNTSGTNTATTNARSTGAAEGGGLGGLGLGASLFPGLGLNGMGGNNLFGEGFPDLEQMQQPFISNPNLMREIMNTPAMQNLINNPEIVRNLIMSNPQMQELMDRNPELAHILNDPSTLRQTLEATRNPEIMREMMRNTDRAMSNIEASPEGFNMLRRMYENVQEPFLNATTMAGNTGGNNTPLSGTQARDQSTNPSTTSSEATAGSPLPNTNPLPNPWSSTGTGGAQNNNRRSTPAGGDARPQAPTGLGGLGLPDLQGMLGGNAMPDPALMAQLMQNPAISNMMQSMLSNPQTLNQMLGANADQRGMPDLNSLREVMQNPEFLRLFSSPETLQQLMSFQQALLSQLGQQQPRESGQTGGGTGPLNNLAGLELLSSMFGGLGTGSLAVPNRSNEPPEQLYATQLSQLQEMGFFDTQENIRALIATSGNVHAAVERLLGNPGQ